Sequence from the Ziziphus jujuba cultivar Dongzao chromosome 9, ASM3175591v1 genome:
catatttttctttttagaatttTTGGCTGACACATATATAGAATGCGCCATTAAGtttgtttatattataattgttgttgtttcttGTGCTGCTCTGTTCTGCCTCTTGTTTTGCCAGGGCGAAATCTCCCTAGTACCATCTCTCTCTTTCACTACATTTACATGCTTTCTTAAAAGAGACTCAGAATCTGTAGTATTTTGCTATGTGGATCGGCTTTTGGTTCAAGTAAATTTCCTGATCAAAACGACTTCTGCTGATCATCCTCAACCCCCAAGTAGTTGTCTTTGTTCTGTTGAAGAAGTGCTTGATCAAATCCACAAACACTAGAAAACCCATCTCTGGGGCTTTCTTGCATTGAACAAATAACAGAACCTGTTTGGTTTTCCTTACACAGTAGAGATCAGAGAGTCAGATAAATCATGAATAGCTCTTCACCGAGCCAAGACAAAGATACCCAGAGAAGCTGTACAGATTGCCGAACAACAACAACACCTCTGTGGAGGAGCGGTCCAGCTGGTCCTAGGGTAATATATACAACTTCTCCATCCTATTCCTATATTGatcttccttttattttattttaatttttttctttatgtataatataaatattgactgtttggtacttttttatttttcagtctCTTTGCAATGCATGCGGGATCAGATACAGAAAGAAAAGGAGGGATCTTTTGGGTTTAAACaaaggagaagaaaagagaagaaggaagaataagaagaaaactATGAAAAGCAGTGGCAGTAAACTTGGTGTGTCGTTAAACCAGCTGGGATTAATGGCTATACAAAGAGGGATTACTGCCTTTGAGGAAAGCATGCTAAAAGAGGAAGAACAAGCCGCTATAATGTTGATGGCTTTATCTTCTGAATCCTTCCACATCTTTGCTTAGAACAAACAGAGAATTACTtgaatcttttattttcttcaatctgTTAATCAATCGTTTCTTTCAGTCCTTACGGCTATTTTTTATGCTTTAGCGGCCAAGTCTTTAGGAAAATAGCATGGAATGTTTAGAGAAAAGCATGTGAGGTGTATTTTGAGggttaatacaaattaaaatctaagatctgaatattatttttttttgttttttttattttttgcttcagTTTTTCTCACAAATGCACACTTTCTGGAATATAACTTTGTACGGCCATGAAATGGTTGCCTTAATTCactattgaaaaattttataagatgTATCCAATTTAGAACAATAAATTTAAGATTATTTCTGGGTTATGATCGTTGTAATCACATATTGTAGCAATGTCAATCAGAGGGACACATAATTAAATGTTCAATTTCTATAGAAGCAATCTAAATGAACCATAACCGTGTCTATCTTTACCAAGCGGAGACAACAACTGATGCTGTTCATCACtcctccatttttttatttttattttttattttctgaagaaaaggtcaaaatgaaaataataaaaaagtcatTCAATTCCATCCCTGCTTAGAGATTGCAACGCTAAAAGAGAAGCAACTTCTACATGCTTCTAGGTGTCTAATCCTCAAGACACAGACCAAGAATTAGAATGTGACACGCAAAGCACACCAAGGCACTTTAAACGGTAGCCACATCAGTGAATCTGCCACGTGTCATCTACACAGAAAGCTCCAGAGAGTTCCCAAacacccttttgtttttttttttttcactcctaCATTGTCTGCTTCCcaaacccccttttttttttttttttttccatgaagaAAATAACTAATTAAGCATCAGAAAAGCGAAAATGCAATCAAGATTGGTAGCAACAGCAAGAAGGTCAACTTGTTGGGTCATCCCTTCTCAGTCTTTCCGTCGAGCACTGGCCTCGGCAGCCAACAAACGCACCGCTGACCCCTCGGTTCACGCCAAAGACTATGGAGACGATCCCGTTATACTTTCCGGCGACCCTGAAGTAAGATCTCTCTCTGCTTTATTTCATACTAATTGcccaattttttctcttttttgcttgttttttatttgtttatcttcttttttttttaatttttttttttattttctccccTGACATTTTAGGAGACGCAAAATGTTGCGGAGCCCAAACCTGCTAAGAAACAGACACACACAGAGGAACACTGGCCGAGTAATGGAACTGATCCACTGGCACCTCCTAAACCCCCATATCCCAGTTCCCCGAGGCTCGAGAGCAGTGGTGTGAATCAACCCTTGGACCCGGCCCATCAGCAAGAGCGAAGCCATTCCACAGCTCTAGAAGGCGTGAGCTGTGTGGGGCTTGACGGCACGCCATTGCCGAACGACAAGGaggaggagaaagagagagatgaaGGAGCAGAGCAAGGGAATGATAAAGATTACTTCGAGCACCACAAGGCGTCTCCTTTATCAGAGATCGAAATGGCGGATACCCGAAAGCCCATAACCCGAGCGACGGACGGAACGGCGGACTATGTATTGGGTAAAGATGTGATTGGTTGGAGGCCGGAGCAGCTGGACACTGCCGATGAGGCTCTTAAGAGAGGAACGAGGATATTTATGGAGAATGCGATGCGGGGTGACCCTACTGCCCCTCATTCAAGAGTGCTCAGAGCTCTTCGTGGTGAGGACTTCTAACATCCAAGCCAGCGCTATGGGAACTAAATCTTGGATGTATTCAATAATTAGCATATGGCGCTGAAAACAGTTTGCTTATCgtaatttatacaaatattaccttTTCAATTGTTTTAACATGttgaatgtgtgtgtgtgtgtgtgtgtgttagcAGTGAGTCGCGTCGATTATAAATGTGCCTTATGATTTTGCGTCCATTTGAGTAGACAAACTTTCACAATTTAGATTAGATGGGCTTTAATACGGATGGCTAATTGATCATCATCCAGTCAAAATGATAATTGCGACCCCCGCACCCATCCCGTTATTGGCGATGAGTATCCATATTTACATCGTTGTTTTAGGTATActaaaaaagaaaggagaacaGTACTAAGGAAAAATATTCAGATGAAAAAAAGCCTGTAGTCGTTTCCGCGGATCTCTCGGACGGCGACTTGTTCATAGTTCTAGGTGTCTCTTTCCTAGGACAATAAACGAACAATCAAAGATTAGAATGTGACACGCAAAATTGTAGCCACGACTGTGAATCCAACACGTGTGAACCAAATACAACGCTGCGGAGATTATTTGCGAAAGCTCTGTTTCTTTGCAACAAGTGTTGGCTCTTAATTCTCTTTTATCTACTCCAATTCatcaagaagggaaaaaaaaggctTTAGCATCAGAACCAAAATGCAACCGAGATTGGCAACGACAGCTAGATGGTCAACTTCGTTCTTCTCTTCTCGATCTCAATGCCTCCTCAGACGAGGACTAGCCTCGTCCACCGATAAACGCACCGCTGACCCGTCTGTTCATGCCGTCGATTTTGGAGATGATGTTGCTATATTTTCCGGCAGCCCTGAAAGTTCTCTATGCCAAATATCAACACTGCATTTTGCATCTACTTTTGCTACGAAATTCATTTccaaaatcttaattttttctgTAATTTGGACGTCGATTATTATGTCACACACATTTTGTTCCACTGTTTACAACTGTCCTTTCTAGGGTTTTTCCCATGAATAGCCACCTTACaattccattttagaaaaatagcaaaatttttttttttaaaaaaactagccactttagga
This genomic interval carries:
- the LOC107426314 gene encoding GATA transcription factor 15, encoding MNSSSPSQDKDTQRSCTDCRTTTTPLWRSGPAGPRSLCNACGIRYRKKRRDLLGLNKGEEKRRRKNKKKTMKSSGSKLGVSLNQLGLMAIQRGITAFEESMLKEEEQAAIMLMALSSESFHIFA
- the LOC107426299 gene encoding uncharacterized protein LOC107426299; the protein is MQSRLVATARRSTCWVIPSQSFRRALASAANKRTADPSVHAKDYGDDPVILSGDPEETQNVAEPKPAKKQTHTEEHWPSNGTDPLAPPKPPYPSSPRLESSGVNQPLDPAHQQERSHSTALEGVSCVGLDGTPLPNDKEEEKERDEGAEQGNDKDYFEHHKASPLSEIEMADTRKPITRATDGTADYVLGKDVIGWRPEQLDTADEALKRGTRIFMENAMRGDPTAPHSRVLRALRGEDF